From Plasmodium sp. gorilla clade G2 genome assembly, contig: PADLG01_00_37, whole genome shotgun sequence, one genomic window encodes:
- a CDS encoding acyl-CoA binding protein, isoform 2, ACBP2 — protein MEELFDASVTYINSLPNDSQLSVETKLDLYKYYKQSTVGNCNIKEPSAFKFADKKKYEAWKSVENLNREDAKKRYVEIVSEIFPNWQNKE, from the coding sequence ATGGAAGAGTTGTTTGATGCTTCTGTTACTTATATTAACTCATTACCTAACGATAGCCAATTATCAGTTGAGACTAAATTAGatttatacaaatattataaacaaaGTACTGTAGGTAattgtaatataaaagaacCAAGTGCTTTTAAATTTgctgataaaaaaaaatatgaagctTGGAAATCAGTTGAAAATTTAAATAGAGAAGATGCTAAGAAAAGATACGTTGAAATCGTTTCAGAAATTTTTCCTAATTGgcaaaataaagaataa